The Brachionichthys hirsutus isolate HB-005 chromosome 11, CSIRO-AGI_Bhir_v1, whole genome shotgun sequence genome includes a window with the following:
- the LOC137901657 gene encoding mitochondrial intermediate peptidase-like gives MSASKKLLFFIKHRGFWSHVRRKLTTWSPVGAAFNTKTQRRFNLSEKTEGLFGVPELNCPAGFQVATKKALGDTDRLLQKACSRPPGVETIDSFDQLSDGLCRVADLADFVKIAHPDPEFREAAEKTCVEIGTVVEKLNTNVELCQSLKTLLDSPDVLAQLDPDTRRVAELFMFDFEISGIHLHDELRDEAVALHVKLLDLNNEFLVGSHVPNRISRSAIPDHLHQQFASEGSFIQVGGLHADSPDDFLREIAYRIYLYPNADLMECLEELLKCRYELAKLVGYESYGHRALKGTMAGTPETVMSFLQLLTDKLSDRTAKDFQMMRDMKKKLNPHNSELMPWDHPYLSGVIRAERYNIEPSLYSPYLSVGACMEGLNNLFSRLYGVSLVAEHPGAGEVWSEDVRKLAVVHETDGLLGYIYCDFFHRPDKPHQDCHFTIRGGRRCQETGRYQLPVVVLMLSLPQPTKRAPTLLSPSMMENLFHEMGHAMHSMLGRTRYQHVTGTRCATDFAEVPSVLMEYFAADYRVISQFARHYETGQPLPESMVARLCESKKVCGAADTQLQIFYAVLDQIYHGEPQNRSTTDILKEMQEKFYGLPYTPNTAWQLRFSHLIGYGSKYYSYLMSRAVASMVWKQCFVQDPLSRDMGERYRREMLAHGGAKEPMLMVEGEQSCNMDRLSWLPKAQISELGSLGKLPPPSAACGVDGEPTSRYLQEKNEAANY, from the exons ATGTCAGCGAGTAAAAAGCTGCTTTTCTTTATAAAGCACAGAGGATTCTGGAGTCATGTTCGGAGAAAACTCACAACGTGGTCTCCTGTTGGAGCTGCCTTCAACACCAAAACCCAAAGGAGGTTTAATCTCTCTGAGAAAACCGAG GGTTTGTTTGGAGTCCCAGAGCTAAACTGTCCTGCAGGATTCCAAGTAGCTACGAAGAAAGCCCTCGGGGACACGGACCGCCTGCTGCAAAAGGCCTGCTCTCGTCCTCCAGGGGTTGAAACCATCGATTCTTTCGACCAGCTCTCGGATGGTTTGTGCAGAGTGGCAGATCTG GCGGACTTTGTAAAAATAGCCCATCCAGACCCAGAGTTCCGCGAGGCTGCAGAGAAGACTTGCGTAGAAATCGGCACGGTTGTTGAGAA GTTGAACACAAACGTCGAGCTTTGCCAAAGCTTAAAAACGCTGCTGGACAGCCCCGACGTTTTGGCTCAGCTGGATCCTGATACAAG ACGGGTCGCGGAGCTGTTCATGTTTGACTTTGAAATCAGTGGAATTCATCTGCATGATGAACTG AGGGACGAGGCCGTCGCGCTTCACGTGAAGCTGCTGGATCTAAACAACGAGTTTCTGGTCGGCTCTCACGTGCCCAACCGGATCTCGAGGTCCGCCATCCCCGATCATCTTCACCAGCAGTTTGCGAGTGAAGGAAGCTTCATCCAAGTGGGGGGGCTACATGCAGATTCCCCCGATGACTTC CTGCGAGAAATTGCCTACAGGATTTACCTTTATCCAAACGCAGATCTGATGGAGTGTCTGGAAGAGCTGCTAAAATGCAGATACGAACTGGCCAAACTGGTGGGCTACGAGTCGTACGGACACCGGGCGCTGAAGGGAACCATGGCCGGAACGCCAG AGACGGTGATGAGCTTCCTCCAGCTGTTAACGGACAAGCTGTCAGACAG AACAGCCAAAGACTTCCAGATGATGAGAGACATGAAGAAAAAGCTCAACCCTCATAATTCT GAGCTCATGCCGTGGGATCATCCCTACCTCAGTGGCGTGATTCGTGCTGAAAG GTACAACATCGAGCCCAGCCTGTACAGTCCGTATTTGTCTGTGGGCGCCTGCATGGAGGGTTTGAACAACCTCTTCTCCCGGCTCTACGGCGTGTCCCTCGTGGCCGAGCATCCCGGCGCCGGAGAGGTCTGGAGCGAGGACGTTCGCAAGCTG GCCGTGGTGCACGAGACAGACGGATTATTAGGATACATCTACTGTGACTTTTTCCACCGGCCGGATAAACCTCATCAG GACTGTCACTTCACCATCCGCGGCGGCCGCCGGTGCCAGGAAACGGGTCGGTACCAGCTGCCGGTCGTGGTCCTGATGCTGAGTCTGCCCCAGCCCACCAAGAGAGCCCCCACGCTGCTCTCCCCGAGCATGATGGAGAACCTCTTCCACGAGATGGGGCACGCCATGCACTCCATGCTGGGACGCACTCGCTACCAGCACGTGACGG GAACCAGATGTGCGACGGACTTCGCCGAAGTCCCCTCCGTCCTCATGGAGTACTTCGCCGCCGACTACAGAGTGATCAGCCAGTTCGCACGCCATTATGAGACCGGACAG CCTCTGCCTGAGAGCATGGTGGCTCGCCTGTGTGAGTCGAAGAAGGTGTGCGGAGCCGCAGACACCCAGCTGCAG ATTTTCTACGCCGTCTTGGACCAGATCTACCACGGTGAACCCCAGAACCGCTCCACCACCGACATCCTGAAGGAGATGCAGGAGAAGTTCTACGGCTTGCCGTACACACCCAATACG GCATGGCAGCTACGATTCAGCCATCTGATTGGCTACGGGTCCAAGTACTACTCCTACCTCATGTCCCGCGCCGTGGCCTCGATGGTGTGGAAGCAGTGCTTCGTTCAGGATCCGCTGAGCAG GGATATGGGTGAACGTTACCGTCGGGAGATGCTGGCTCACGGTGGGGCGAAGGAGCCCATGCTGATGGTGGAAG GGGAGCAGTCATGCAACATGGACAGACTGTCTTGGTTACCCAAAGCTCAGATCAGTGAGCTCGGGTCTCTGGGGAAACTCCCCCCCCCGAGCGCAGCCTGCGGAGTCGACGGCGAGCCGACATCCCGCTACCTTCAGGAAAAGAATGAGGCAGCCAATTATTAA